From Ignisphaera aggregans DSM 17230, the proteins below share one genomic window:
- a CDS encoding hypothetical protein (KEGG: cma:Cmaq_0924 regulatory protein ArsR) has translation MYRNITQDNELKKIFRKPCIWSIIHILNSTEDKIINITALISKLNSNYSAVSRCIEDMKILGIIEEIHIGRLRLIKLKEDNKLTKLMTDIIKFFNSIS, from the coding sequence ATGTATAGAAATATAACTCAAGATAATGAGCTCAAAAAGATATTTAGAAAGCCATGTATATGGTCCATAATTCACATTCTTAATAGCACCGAAGATAAAATTATCAATATCACTGCATTAATATCAAAACTAAATAGTAACTATAGTGCAGTCTCAAGGTGTATTGAAGATATGAAGATTTTAGGTATTATTGAGGAGATACATATAGGGAGACTCCGATTGATAAAGTTAAAGGAAGATAATAAGTTGACAAAATTGATGACAGATATTATTAAATTCTTCAATTCTATTTCTTAA
- a CDS encoding ORC complex protein Cdc6/Orc1 (COGs: COG1474 Cdc6-related protein AAA superfamily ATPase~InterPro IPR015163:IPR014277~KEGG: hbu:Hbut_0909 cell division control protein 6~PFAM: CDC6 domain protein~SPTR: A2BL96 Cdc6-2~TIGRFAM: orc1/cdc6 family replication initiation protein~PFAM: CDC6, C terminal~TIGRFAM: orc1/cdc6 family replication initiation protein) gives MGNENINESIGRGISVFKNIEVLYPEYVPSYLPHRELQLRLLEQIFKPLLTDPGSVSIRAMLIGGVGVGKTVTARVFSRNMKKLALENNIDLKYVHVNCHRDRTLYEVVSEIIRQVGAPIPLRGLSPREMLLALLSHLERHKQYVIITLDEFDYFIRTAGNDAVYFLIRLYDEYPDAVKRLNYIFISRDITVLGMLDSTTESYMLKHLVKFEPYKLVELYDILIQRRDLAFYEGTVDNDVIKYIAEHEGVDRGGEGNARSAIEVLLHAGMAADNEGAQRVSIEHVRKAIAIIHPDVVRISDELNNLDLHELLLLKAIIRTLKEKNMPEVKIGDVEEEYRYICQQYGVEPRKHTQVYEYINNLKHMEIIQARVSGKGYRGRTTLIKISTPLDPLERRIDELIEKRRK, from the coding sequence ATGGGAAACGAAAACATTAACGAAAGTATAGGAAGGGGTATAAGTGTATTTAAGAATATAGAGGTACTCTATCCAGAATATGTACCGTCGTATCTTCCTCATAGGGAGCTCCAATTAAGATTATTAGAACAAATATTTAAACCATTGTTGACAGATCCTGGTTCTGTTTCTATTCGTGCTATGCTTATTGGTGGTGTAGGTGTAGGCAAGACTGTGACAGCAAGAGTATTTAGCAGAAATATGAAGAAGCTTGCGCTTGAGAATAATATTGATTTAAAGTATGTTCATGTTAATTGCCACAGAGATAGAACATTATATGAAGTCGTATCAGAAATTATAAGACAAGTTGGTGCACCAATACCATTGAGAGGATTATCACCAAGAGAAATGTTATTAGCATTACTAAGTCACTTAGAAAGACATAAACAATATGTAATTATAACATTAGACGAGTTCGATTATTTTATAAGAACAGCAGGTAATGATGCTGTATATTTCTTAATAAGACTCTATGATGAATATCCTGATGCTGTAAAGAGACTTAATTATATATTTATTTCAAGGGACATCACAGTATTGGGAATGCTGGATTCCACAACAGAAAGTTATATGTTAAAACATCTAGTCAAGTTTGAACCATATAAATTAGTTGAATTATACGATATTCTTATACAGAGAAGAGATCTTGCATTCTATGAAGGTACAGTAGATAATGATGTGATAAAGTATATAGCAGAACATGAAGGTGTTGATAGAGGTGGTGAAGGAAATGCTAGATCTGCTATTGAGGTTTTACTACATGCGGGTATGGCTGCTGATAACGAAGGTGCTCAGAGAGTTTCTATAGAGCATGTCAGAAAAGCTATAGCTATAATCCATCCTGATGTTGTTCGCATTTCCGATGAACTAAATAATCTTGATCTACATGAATTATTATTACTAAAAGCAATTATAAGAACATTGAAAGAAAAGAATATGCCTGAGGTAAAGATAGGTGATGTCGAAGAAGAATACAGATATATATGCCAACAATATGGAGTAGAACCAAGAAAACATACACAAGTATATGAATATATTAACAATCTAAAGCATATGGAAATAATACAAGCAAGAGTCTCAGGAAAAGGATATAGGGGTAGAACAACATTAATAAAAATATCAACACCATTGGATCCATTAGAAAGAAGAATTGATGAACTTATAGAAAAGAGAAGAAAATAA
- a CDS encoding proteasome endopeptidase complex, alpha subunit (COGs: COG0638 20S proteasome alpha and beta subunits~InterPro IPR001353:IPR000426:IPR019982~KEGG: sai:Saci_0613 proteasome subunit alpha~PFAM: 20S proteasome A and B subunits; Proteasome alpha-subunit~PRIAM: Proteasome endopeptidase complex~SPTR: Q4JB24 Proteasome subunit alpha~TIGRFAM: proteasome endopeptidase complex, alpha subunit~PFAM: Proteasome subunit A N-terminal signature; Proteasome subunit~TIGRFAM: proteasome endopeptidase complex, archaeal, alpha subunit) — MSFMPASMGYDRALTIFSPDGKLYQVEYAAEAVRRGWTSLGIKSENGVVLIAERRKVAPLHDVMNLEKVFAVDTHIGATFSGLGHDGRILIDYARLIAVRHRLTFDEPVDVELLARTICDIKQAYTQQAGVRPFGVSLIIGGVDRKGAELVKTEPSGLYFKYYAVAAGAGEQAVINYLEKYYNVKTTVEEAIILGLRALRAALEEPLKVERVEIGYVDVSSKLFRKLSIEEVQSFLEKAGVTS; from the coding sequence ATGTCATTTATGCCTGCATCAATGGGTTATGATAGAGCATTAACAATATTTTCACCAGATGGAAAGCTCTATCAAGTAGAGTATGCAGCTGAAGCAGTAAGAAGGGGGTGGACATCACTTGGAATTAAATCGGAAAATGGTGTTGTATTAATAGCCGAGAGGAGGAAGGTAGCACCACTCCATGATGTTATGAATCTTGAAAAGGTATTTGCGGTTGATACTCATATAGGAGCAACATTCTCAGGGCTTGGACATGATGGCAGAATATTAATTGATTATGCAAGGCTTATTGCTGTAAGACATAGATTAACATTTGATGAACCTGTAGATGTCGAGCTACTAGCTAGAACTATATGTGATATTAAGCAAGCATATACTCAGCAAGCTGGTGTAAGACCATTTGGTGTTTCACTAATTATAGGTGGTGTAGATAGAAAGGGAGCAGAACTTGTTAAGACAGAGCCTAGCGGTCTCTACTTTAAATATTATGCTGTAGCTGCAGGGGCAGGAGAACAAGCTGTGATCAACTATCTTGAGAAATACTATAATGTAAAGACAACAGTTGAGGAAGCGATAATACTAGGTTTAAGAGCATTAAGGGCAGCATTAGAAGAGCCGCTAAAAGTTGAAAGAGTAGAGATAGGATATGTAGACGTATCATCAAAACTATTCAGAAAACTCTCCATTGAAGAGGTACAGAGCTTCCTCGAAAAAGCAGGTGTAACTTCTTGA
- a CDS encoding Ribosome maturation protein SBDS (COGs: COG1500 exosome subunit~InterPro IPR018978:IPR019783:IPR002140~KEGG: hbu:Hbut_0569 putative RNA-associated protein~PFAM: Ribosome maturation protein SBDS-like~SPTR: A2BKB8 Universally conserved uncharacterized protein family UPF0023~PFAM: Shwachman-Bodian-Diamond syndrome (SBDS) protein; SBDS protein C-terminal domain~TIGRFAM: conserved hypothetical protein TIGR00291), with protein sequence MSKKEHVIARIMIKGKRFEILVDPEKAYRLREGEEIPIEEVVISDYIYKDVRKGLKASPNELIDVFGTDDMYKISLEIIKKGELQLTTEQRRQLLEMKKKQLIYHIARSAIDPKTKTPIPPSRIEKAMEEAKVSVDLYKSIEEQVPQVIKAISKILPIKIAKALLQVSIPPEYASKVSNQIRRLGDVKKSSWLADGSLIIEIEIPAGMQNDVIEKLNDMTKGNVNVKVLSIV encoded by the coding sequence TTGAGTAAAAAGGAACATGTAATAGCTAGGATTATGATAAAGGGAAAGAGATTTGAGATTTTAGTAGATCCTGAGAAGGCATATAGATTAAGAGAAGGAGAGGAAATACCTATAGAAGAAGTCGTGATAAGTGACTATATATACAAAGATGTTAGAAAGGGGCTCAAGGCATCTCCAAATGAGCTTATAGATGTTTTTGGTACTGATGATATGTATAAGATTTCATTAGAGATAATAAAAAAAGGAGAACTTCAGCTAACAACTGAACAAAGAAGACAACTTCTAGAAATGAAAAAGAAACAACTTATATATCATATAGCTAGATCAGCTATAGATCCAAAGACCAAGACACCTATACCACCATCAAGAATAGAAAAAGCTATGGAGGAGGCTAAGGTTAGTGTAGATCTATATAAATCAATTGAAGAACAAGTTCCACAAGTTATCAAAGCTATATCAAAAATTTTGCCAATAAAAATTGCTAAAGCATTACTACAAGTATCTATTCCCCCAGAATATGCATCAAAGGTTTCAAACCAGATTCGTAGGCTAGGTGATGTAAAAAAGAGTTCTTGGCTTGCCGACGGCTCATTAATTATTGAAATTGAAATTCCTGCTGGAATGCAAAATGATGTTATCGAGAAGTTAAATGATATGACTAAGGGTAATGTCAATGTTAAGGTGTTAAGTATTGTATGA
- a CDS encoding exosome complex RNA-binding protein Rrp4 (COGs: COG1097 RNA-binding protein Rrp4 and related protein (contain S1 domain and KH domain)~InterPro IPR003029~KEGG: hbu:Hbut_0570 exosome complex RNA-binding protein Rrp4~SPTR: A2BKB9 Predicted RNA binding protein Rrp4~PFAM: KH domain), which yields MYEKEAISLQTSKRILVVPGDSVQISQDVVIDPQQILYLYKKDDNTFISTITALLDFENIDDKKKLRVIPLKGRYIPREGDIVIGIVVDVTLSSWIIDINSPYLSVLNASDYLGRSFNPLTDNIRKYLEIGDVVVGKIATFDRSRGPILTVQDKGLGKVVDGSLIEIEPIKVARVIGKKKSMLNMLIEQTKCDILVGNNGRIILRCPNPELEYIAILAIKKIESEAHTTGLTERIREFIIEEKVKRGLIKYEV from the coding sequence TTGTATGAAAAGGAAGCAATAAGTTTACAGACATCCAAAAGGATTTTAGTGGTACCAGGAGATTCTGTGCAGATATCTCAGGATGTAGTTATAGATCCCCAACAAATTCTATATCTTTATAAAAAGGATGACAATACATTTATATCAACAATAACAGCTCTTTTAGATTTTGAGAATATTGATGATAAGAAAAAATTGAGGGTAATTCCTCTTAAGGGACGATATATACCAAGAGAAGGGGATATTGTAATAGGAATTGTTGTAGATGTAACACTTTCGTCATGGATTATAGATATAAATTCGCCTTATCTTTCAGTATTGAATGCTTCTGATTATCTTGGACGTAGTTTTAATCCATTGACTGATAATATTCGAAAATATTTAGAGATAGGGGATGTAGTTGTAGGGAAGATAGCTACATTCGATAGATCTCGTGGACCTATATTGACAGTTCAAGATAAAGGTCTTGGAAAAGTAGTTGACGGTTCTTTAATTGAGATAGAGCCTATAAAAGTAGCGAGAGTTATAGGTAAGAAAAAATCTATGCTAAATATGTTGATAGAACAGACGAAGTGTGATATACTTGTCGGAAATAATGGTAGAATAATTCTTAGATGTCCAAATCCAGAGTTAGAGTATATAGCTATTTTAGCTATAAAGAAGATAGAAAGTGAGGCACATACTACAGGTTTAACCGAGAGGATTAGAGAGTTTATAATTGAAGAAAAAGTTAAGAGGGGATTGATAAAATATGAAGTCTGA
- a CDS encoding ribosomal RNA-processing protein RRP41/SKI6 (COGs: COG0689 RNase PH~InterPro IPR015847:IPR001247:IPR011807~KEGG: hbu:Hbut_0571 ribonuclease PH~PFAM: 3' exoribonuclease; Exoribonuclease, phosphorolytic domain 2~SPTR: A2BKC0 Probable exosome complex exonuclease 1~TIGRFAM: exosome complex exonuclease 1~PFAM: 3' exoribonuclease family, domain 1; 3' exoribonuclease family, domain 2~TIGRFAM: archaeal exosome-like complex exonuclease 1) has product MKSEKPALIIDGRRHDGRRPEDLRPIRMEVGVLKNADGSAIVEIGKTVVLAAVYGPREVVPRHEEIVDRAVIRCRYRMLSFSTLGERKSPAPSRREIELSKVIREALEPAIISSMYPRTAIDIFVEVINANGGTRTAGITAASLALADAGIPLADLVAAVAVGKIDGVIVLDLDELEDMYGEADMPIAAMPSLNRITMLQLNGVLTKEEFKAALKLGLQGIKQIYELQKETLRRKYVEVETE; this is encoded by the coding sequence ATGAAGTCTGAGAAACCAGCTCTAATAATAGATGGAAGGAGGCATGATGGTAGAAGACCTGAAGACTTAAGACCAATAAGGATGGAGGTAGGAGTACTTAAAAACGCAGATGGATCTGCTATTGTTGAAATAGGAAAGACAGTAGTATTAGCAGCTGTATATGGTCCAAGAGAGGTAGTGCCTAGACATGAGGAAATAGTAGATAGAGCTGTTATAAGATGTAGATACAGAATGTTATCGTTTTCAACCCTAGGAGAAAGAAAAAGTCCTGCACCAAGTCGAAGGGAAATAGAGTTATCAAAAGTTATAAGAGAAGCTCTAGAACCCGCCATAATAAGTAGTATGTATCCTAGAACAGCAATAGATATTTTTGTAGAGGTTATAAATGCTAATGGGGGTACAAGAACGGCAGGAATAACTGCAGCTTCTTTAGCTCTCGCCGATGCTGGTATTCCTTTGGCAGATCTTGTAGCTGCTGTAGCTGTTGGAAAAATTGATGGTGTCATAGTTCTAGATCTAGATGAATTAGAGGATATGTATGGTGAAGCTGATATGCCTATAGCAGCAATGCCTTCATTAAATAGAATAACAATGTTACAACTTAATGGTGTATTAACTAAGGAAGAATTCAAAGCTGCACTAAAACTAGGATTACAAGGAATTAAACAGATATATGAGTTACAGAAAGAAACATTAAGGAGAAAATATGTTGAAGTAGAAACAGAGTAA
- a CDS encoding 3' exoribonuclease (COGs: COG2123 RNase PH-related exoribonuclease~InterPro IPR015847:IPR001247~KEGG: dka:DKAM_1323 exosome complex RNA-binding protein Rrp42~PFAM: 3' exoribonuclease; Exoribonuclease, phosphorolytic domain 2~SPTR: B8D6B8 Probable exosome complex exonuclease 2~PFAM: 3' exoribonuclease family, domain 1; 3' exoribonuclease family, domain 2), protein MSSTQEQPIIPKIKYNAILGILNKGFHVDRRPLTSYRSFEVKFNIAPNADSSVLFKLGNTQILAGVKLEVGQPFPDSPNEGILIVNAEYLPAASPTFEPGPPDENAIELARVIDRGLREAKVIALDKLVIVPGKRVWIVWLDIYILDHDGNLIDASAMASMLALATTFIPYYEVDPLTSNVKIDRTRKLQRLPLNRYVVSVTVNKIGDLLVIDPTGEEEAIASSKLAISISEEGNIVGIQKMGIGYVTEDDINKAIDIALSIGIDNIEKLKKIINQWEQTFLSATQ, encoded by the coding sequence ATGTCGTCAACGCAAGAACAACCAATAATACCAAAGATTAAGTATAATGCTATCCTAGGGATACTAAATAAAGGATTCCATGTTGATAGAAGACCATTAACAAGTTATAGATCTTTTGAAGTAAAATTTAATATAGCTCCAAATGCAGATTCATCAGTATTATTTAAGCTAGGCAATACACAGATACTTGCTGGAGTAAAACTTGAAGTAGGACAGCCTTTTCCTGATTCTCCTAATGAAGGTATTCTAATTGTTAATGCTGAATATCTACCTGCAGCATCACCAACATTTGAGCCAGGTCCACCAGATGAAAATGCAATTGAGCTTGCACGAGTTATAGATAGAGGTCTTAGGGAGGCAAAGGTTATAGCATTAGATAAACTTGTAATAGTCCCAGGCAAAAGGGTATGGATAGTATGGCTAGATATTTATATTCTTGACCATGATGGAAATCTTATTGATGCATCAGCAATGGCATCAATGTTGGCTTTAGCAACAACATTTATTCCATACTACGAGGTAGATCCACTTACATCAAATGTTAAGATTGATAGAACTAGGAAGCTGCAAAGACTACCATTGAATAGATATGTAGTTTCAGTAACCGTTAATAAAATTGGAGATTTATTGGTAATAGATCCAACAGGTGAAGAAGAGGCTATAGCTTCATCAAAGCTAGCTATATCGATTAGTGAGGAGGGTAATATTGTAGGGATACAGAAGATGGGAATAGGGTATGTTACTGAAGATGATATAAATAAAGCTATAGATATAGCTTTAAGCATTGGAATAGATAATATTGAAAAATTGAAAAAAATCATAAACCAGTGGGAGCAAACCTTTTTAAGTGCCACACAGTAA
- a CDS encoding LSU ribosomal protein L37AE (COGs: COG1997 Ribosomal protein L37AE/L43A~InterPro IPR002674~KEGG: iho:Igni_0793 50S ribosomal protein L37AE~PFAM: Ribosomal L37ae protein~SPTR: A8AAM3 LSU ribosomal protein L37AE~PFAM: Ribosomal L37ae protein family~TIGRFAM: ribosomal protein L37a) translates to MPRTKVVGIAGRFGARYGSSIRKKWKEIMERRYAEYTCPYCGNTTIIKRIAFGIWKCPKCNTIWAGAAYTPWTIKK, encoded by the coding sequence ATGCCAAGAACAAAAGTTGTAGGTATTGCAGGAAGATTTGGTGCACGTTATGGTTCAAGTATTAGAAAGAAATGGAAGGAAATAATGGAGAGAAGATATGCGGAATATACATGTCCATATTGTGGTAATACTACAATAATTAAGCGAATAGCATTTGGAATATGGAAATGCCCGAAATGTAATACTATTTGGGCTGGTGCAGCATATACTCCATGGACTATTAAGAAATAG
- a CDS encoding exosome subunit/U3 small nucleolar ribonucleoprotein (snoRNP) component contains IMP4 domain (COGs: COG2136 exosome subunit/U3 small nucleolar ribonucleoprotein (snoRNP) component contains IMP4 domain~InterPro IPR007109~KEGG: hbu:Hbut_0574 hypothetical protein~SPTR: A2BKC3 Conserved archaeal protein~PFAM: Brix domain), producing MIKFLVTTSHRPTRNTRRFTKFISMILPNFIRVNRGKLTLSMLALQAIDMNIDRVVIIRNRKGNPGYIDIYNVDYLNNSLRLLCTLKICGYSLSTTIRGGLAKKRTFNGIVLNLDIEEDLDKSEMNEALECLVHLFPLTIQRPSDNMCKQDNYLFVNIRKNVENRIYEVKFQDCARLLGILRICT from the coding sequence TTGATTAAATTTCTTGTTACTACTTCACATAGACCTACTAGAAATACACGAAGATTTACAAAATTTATCTCTATGATTTTACCAAATTTTATAAGAGTAAATAGGGGTAAATTAACCCTATCTATGTTAGCTTTACAAGCAATAGACATGAATATAGATAGGGTTGTAATAATCAGGAATAGAAAAGGAAATCCAGGCTATATAGACATATATAATGTTGATTATCTGAATAATAGTTTAAGGCTGTTATGCACACTTAAGATATGTGGTTATAGTTTATCTACAACTATTAGAGGTGGATTAGCTAAGAAGCGAACTTTTAATGGTATAGTTCTAAATCTAGATATTGAAGAAGACCTAGATAAAAGTGAGATGAATGAAGCTTTAGAGTGTCTAGTTCATTTGTTTCCTTTGACTATACAAAGACCTTCTGATAATATGTGTAAACAGGATAATTATTTGTTTGTTAATATTAGGAAAAATGTGGAGAATAGAATATATGAAGTTAAATTTCAGGATTGTGCAAGGTTATTGGGGATACTAAGAATATGTACATAG
- a CDS encoding hypothetical protein (PFAM: Transcription factor Pcc1), which yields MYIDKRFRASINLCEENEEYIKVIEGSLYAEVINPANVGKVALGIDSKNNCLKITIEADTLSHMRALINSILYLVYAVRETIYMVKSFSS from the coding sequence ATGTACATAGATAAAAGATTTAGAGCTTCAATAAATCTATGTGAGGAAAATGAAGAATACATAAAGGTTATAGAGGGAAGTCTATATGCAGAGGTTATAAATCCTGCAAATGTAGGTAAGGTTGCCCTGGGCATAGATTCTAAGAATAACTGTTTAAAGATAACTATAGAGGCCGATACGTTAAGCCATATGAGAGCATTAATAAACTCTATCCTATATTTAGTGTATGCAGTAAGGGAAACTATCTATATGGTTAAAAGCTTTAGTTCATAG
- a CDS encoding prefoldin, beta subunit (COGs: COG1382 Prefoldin chaperonin cofactor~InterPro IPR002777:IPR012713~KEGG: sai:Saci_0605 prefoldin subunit beta~PFAM: Prefoldin beta- domain protein~SPTR: Q4JB32 Prefoldin subunit beta~TIGRFAM: prefoldin, beta subunit~PFAM: Prefoldin subunit~TIGRFAM: prefoldin, beta subunit, archaeal): protein MAETLPPEIQQQVVKYQQLQTQLNQVLSEKSIIEQELREINRALDILKNVPDDADIYRSAGHLLVKINKSDAEKELTERKEILELRLKTLGRQESLLRQQLAEIQSKLNQYIASTYKRM, encoded by the coding sequence ATGGCTGAAACACTTCCACCTGAAATCCAACAACAGGTTGTAAAGTATCAGCAACTTCAAACACAATTAAATCAAGTGTTATCTGAGAAAAGCATTATAGAACAGGAGCTTAGGGAAATAAATAGAGCATTAGATATATTAAAGAATGTTCCAGACGATGCTGATATATATAGGAGTGCGGGCCATCTATTAGTTAAGATAAATAAGAGTGATGCTGAAAAAGAATTAACAGAGCGTAAAGAGATTCTTGAGTTAAGGTTAAAGACTTTAGGTAGACAGGAGTCATTGTTACGGCAACAACTTGCGGAAATACAATCGAAACTTAATCAGTATATAGCTTCAACATATAAACGTATGTAA
- a CDS encoding phosphoesterase RecJ domain protein (COGs: COG0618 Exopolyphosphatase-related protein~InterPro IPR003156:IPR001667~KEGG: hbu:Hbut_0577 DHH family phosphoesterase~PFAM: phosphoesterase RecJ domain protein; phosphoesterase DHHA1~SPTR: A2BKC6 Predicted phosphoesterase, DHH family~PFAM: DHHA1 domain; DHH family), which yields MSSIDSRYFCLDTERVKNIIRDSHRISIYTHNNADPDGIASACAFAYIAKILNNRINVKIVIPESVGIESRDMVKICEECGIEIDIVKKIEDENTVLGDTCVIVDVASLDQLKLIKNTINKCNNIILIDHHSYREEIGQDLSRETISFIDSKASSTSEIVYNIARCLGISLTKDIMELLIAGIIWDTKRFLRSSANTFKVVGELIENGADYEHAQGLISISKPSYSRIARIKCILRHRGYKITMPKGEVFIAISEIGAYESDCASTLITLGYDIALVATEDESLNVYRVVYRARDEVVDNMGIDVYTTILKRLISTFGGSGGGHKGAGAAILRTNSMSLILKEVIRILKEISGNRVVELEEERVS from the coding sequence ATGTCTTCGATAGACTCAAGATATTTCTGTCTAGATACAGAAAGGGTTAAGAATATAATTAGGGATTCCCATAGAATCTCAATATATACACATAATAATGCAGATCCTGATGGTATAGCTTCTGCTTGTGCTTTTGCATATATTGCAAAGATTTTAAATAATAGAATTAATGTTAAAATTGTTATACCCGAAAGTGTTGGAATAGAAAGTAGGGATATGGTTAAAATATGTGAAGAATGTGGTATAGAGATAGACATTGTTAAAAAGATAGAAGATGAGAATACAGTTCTGGGGGATACATGTGTAATAGTTGATGTTGCATCTCTTGATCAATTAAAATTGATAAAGAATACAATTAATAAATGTAACAACATTATTTTGATAGATCATCATAGTTATAGGGAGGAAATAGGACAAGACTTATCTAGAGAAACTATAAGTTTCATTGATAGCAAAGCTTCTTCGACATCAGAAATAGTATATAACATTGCTAGGTGTTTAGGGATATCACTTACAAAGGATATTATGGAGTTATTGATAGCAGGTATTATATGGGATACAAAGAGATTTTTAAGATCGTCAGCAAATACTTTTAAGGTTGTAGGTGAGCTAATTGAAAATGGTGCTGATTACGAACATGCGCAAGGACTAATTTCTATTTCAAAGCCCAGCTATAGTAGAATTGCAAGGATTAAATGTATCCTTAGGCATAGGGGTTATAAAATCACAATGCCTAAGGGTGAAGTTTTCATAGCAATATCAGAGATAGGTGCTTATGAATCTGACTGTGCATCAACCTTAATAACATTGGGATACGATATAGCACTTGTTGCTACAGAGGATGAATCACTAAATGTTTATAGAGTTGTATATAGGGCTAGAGATGAGGTTGTAGATAACATGGGGATAGATGTTTATACGACCATATTAAAAAGATTAATATCGACATTTGGAGGTAGTGGTGGTGGTCATAAGGGTGCTGGTGCAGCAATTTTAAGGACAAATTCTATGTCATTGATATTAAAGGAAGTAATTCGAATATTAAAGGAGATATCAGGTAATAGAGTTGTTGAGTTAGAAGAAGAGAGAGTGAGTTGA